CGCTGGCGCCGGTGCCGGGCGGGCACGGCGAGAGCTGCTACGAGGGCATGTGGCTGCTGGCCGCGCTGGCCTCGCGGGCCGGCTGCCTGGCCACCCGGGCGCTGGACGCGGTCTGCGACGGGACGGTCATCGACCGCGGCCGCGGCCCGGCCGTCATGCGGGGCCGGCATCTGCAGGCCCCGGTCTACCTGGCCCGGGCCGAGGCCCTCGACCTCGACGTCGTCGCCGGGTTCTAATCTTTCCAGAGTCAACCTTTTCTGATTCAAAGATCAGGTCTACGCTGCCGGGTGAGGCACCCGGGAGGGCACATGACGCAGGTGCACCGCTTCGACCCCACGCCCGGACAGCTCTCGTACACCTTCGGGGGCCGGGAGCCGGTGCTGCGGGTCGAGCCGGGCGACGTCCTCGTACTGTCCACTGAGGACTGTTTCGGCGGGAAGGTGCAGGGGCCGGACGACCTGCCGTCCGCGGTCTGCGAGCTGCCGTACCTGAACCCGGTCACCGGACCGTTCTTCGTCGCGGGCGCCGAGCCCGGCGACACCCTGGCGCTGCACTTCGCCGAGATCGCCCCGGCCCGGGACTGGGCCGTCTCCTCGACGTTCCCGCACTTCGGCGCGCTCACCTCCACCCACAGCACGGCGACGCTGCAGCCGCCGCTGGAGGAGCGGGTCTGGCGCTACGACGTCGACGCGGCGGCCGGGGTGGTCCGCTACCACGCCCGCCGCTCGGACCGTACGGTCGAGCTGCCGCTGGACCCGATGCACGGCACGGTCGGCGTCGCGCCGGCCGCCGCCGAGACGCGGGTGACGCTGGTGCCGGACGTGCACGGCGGCAACATGGACACCCCCGAGCTGCGCTCCGGCGTGACCGTCTACTTCGGAGTGAACGTACCGGGCGCGCTGTTCGCGATCGGCGACGGGCACGCCCGGCAGGGCCACGGCGAGGTCACCGGCGTCGCGGTCGAGGCGGCCATGCACACCACCGTCGTGGTCGAGCTGGTCAAGGCGGCGGCGACCCCGTGGCCGCGGCTGGAGTCCGACGACCTGCTCATGTCGACCGGCTCGGTCCGGCCGCTGGAGGACGCGTTCCGGGTCAGCCAGCACGACCTCGTCACCTGGTCGGCCGGCCTGACCGGACTGGACGAGCTCGACGCGTACCAGCTGATCGGGCAGGCCGGGGAGGCCGCGGTCGGCAACGTCTGCGATCCCAACTACACGATGGTCGCGAAGGTCGCCAAGGCGTACCTCGGTGCGGTGGTCCCGTACGAGGGCGTGCACGGCCGGCTGCGAACCATCGCCGCGGAGTATCTGGCCCACCGGTAGGGAGTACGCGCATGCGACCCTCAATCCCCCGTCCCGCGCTGCGGCGGCCCGCCGTCGCGGTCGCCGTACTCAGCCTGGCGCTGGCCGCCTGCAGCTCGATCGACACCCCGGCGGGCCAGTCGGCCGCCACCACCGCCGGCAACCAGACCGCCAAGAACGGCGGCACGCTGGT
The sequence above is drawn from the Mycobacteriales bacterium genome and encodes:
- a CDS encoding acetamidase/formamidase family protein; translation: MTQVHRFDPTPGQLSYTFGGREPVLRVEPGDVLVLSTEDCFGGKVQGPDDLPSAVCELPYLNPVTGPFFVAGAEPGDTLALHFAEIAPARDWAVSSTFPHFGALTSTHSTATLQPPLEERVWRYDVDAAAGVVRYHARRSDRTVELPLDPMHGTVGVAPAAAETRVTLVPDVHGGNMDTPELRSGVTVYFGVNVPGALFAIGDGHARQGHGEVTGVAVEAAMHTTVVVELVKAAATPWPRLESDDLLMSTGSVRPLEDAFRVSQHDLVTWSAGLTGLDELDAYQLIGQAGEAAVGNVCDPNYTMVAKVAKAYLGAVVPYEGVHGRLRTIAAEYLAHR